In Fibrobacter succinogenes, the DNA window AGAACCGTCGATCATCACGGAAGAGAAACCGTTGTCGATGCAGTCCTTGCAGAGTTCGAAAGAGTCACCGTGGTCGAGGTGGAGCACGATCTGCGGATTTGCGCAGCCGAGTTCCTTGGCGTATTCAACAGCACCCTGAGCCATGTAGCGGAGGATGGTGCCGTTGGCGTAGTTACGAGCACCCTTAGAGACCTGCATGATCACCGGAGACTTGGTTTCAACGGCGGCCTGCACGATAGCCTGCATCTGTTCCATGGTGTTGAAGTTGAAAGCCGGGATAGCATAGCCACCCTTAACTGCCTTAGCAAACATTTCCTTGGTGTTAACCAAGCCGAGTTCCTTGTAAGAAACTGCCATTTGTTTTACCTCTTGTTTTTGATTGGCGACTTGCGCCGCCGGTTTAAAAGTTACGCGCTAAATTTAGCAAAATATTTAAGGTTTTAGGGGTTAGGTTTTAGGGATTAGGGGAAATAATCGCGTCTAGCCACCTATTTATGACGCACGTAGTGCGTGACACTATACCTAATACCTGTTACCTATAACCTACTTCACCTTCTGTGTTCTGTCCGTGATGACGAGGTCCACGCGGCGGTTCTTCTGGCGACCTTCCTTGGTGGAGTTGTCGGCAATCGGCATGGTCATGCCGAGGCCCTTGGCGGTGAGGCGTGTTTCTGCAATGCCCTGTTCCACGAGGAAGTTCATCACGTTTTCGGCGCGCTGCTGAGAAAGCGTCATGTTGAATTCTTCGGAACCGGTGTTGTCGGTGTTTCCTTCGATGGACACGTCAAACTGCTGATAGACCGAGAGGATTCCGGCAATCTTGGCAAGGCTTGTCATGAGGTCGGTCTTCAAGGTGGCGCGGCCCACGTCAAACAAGATATCGGACATCGAGAGGATAATACCGCGGGCGTCCTTGGTCACCTGGATCATTTGGGACTGGAGGGCGTTTAGCTTGTCCATAGCTTCGTTCTTGCTGGCTTCAAGCTTGTCCTTCTGGGCCTTGATGGCTTGCTTTTCGGCTTCGAGGTCAGAGACTTTACCGCTGCGGGCTTCGCCAATCTGTTCCTGGATGGCTTCGATAGTGCGGTTCGTAGCGGCGCGTTTTTCCCAATTTTCAGAAATGTGGTTCTGGATAGCCTGTGTCTCGCTTTGGAGTGTTGCGATTTGTGCGTACTTCTGGCAGTTTTCCAAGAATGTCGGAATCAGCGTGGATTCGTCATCGTCGGCGTAAATCGTTTCGAGGGCGTTCAATGTGCCATAGCCTTCGGCAAGCGTTAGCTTTGCTGCGTATGCGTTTGTGGGCATGTTGGTTTTGGCGTTATCGAGGGCGAGTCTGCACTGGTCCACCGGGGTGACAGAGGGGGCGTCTGCGGCAAAACTCATGGAAGCGGCGAGGGCGCCGAGAGTCAAAATCTTAATCGTCTTCATCTTTGCGGCTCCTTACTTCTTGGTTTCCTTATCGAGAATGCTCTGGTAAAGCGCTTTGCGTTCTTCGTCGGCGCGGAGAGCTTCTTCAAGCTTCTTGTCTTCGTATTTAGCCTTGTCGTTTTCGGATTTGGCTATGGCAAGTCGCATATCGAGTTCGCTCTGTTCAGCAAGCGCTTGGGCTTCTTCGATTTTACCGTCTTCTTTCAAATTTTTGGCTTGAACAAGTTTGGAGTAAGCGCTAGACGTTATGTGAGAGTCGAATTTGCTATCTGTTGCGAGCGAGCGTGTGGCTTCGGCTTGTCCAAGGGAACGGTTGATTCCGCTTTGGCTACCCGAGCAACCGGTAAGGGCTGCGAGTGCAAGCGTTAAAGAACATGCGAATAATTTAGCCTTCATTGGGGCTTCTCCTGTTTTTGATATTCCACGCCAAAATTACATTATGGTTTATTAA includes these proteins:
- a CDS encoding OmpA family protein → MKTIKILTLGALAASMSFAADAPSVTPVDQCRLALDNAKTNMPTNAYAAKLTLAEGYGTLNALETIYADDDESTLIPTFLENCQKYAQIATLQSETQAIQNHISENWEKRAATNRTIEAIQEQIGEARSGKVSDLEAEKQAIKAQKDKLEASKNEAMDKLNALQSQMIQVTKDARGIILSMSDILFDVGRATLKTDLMTSLAKIAGILSVYQQFDVSIEGNTDNTGSEEFNMTLSQQRAENVMNFLVEQGIAETRLTAKGLGMTMPIADNSTKEGRQKNRRVDLVITDRTQKVK
- a CDS encoding class II fructose-bisphosphate aldolase, producing the protein MAVSYKELGLVNTKEMFAKAVKGGYAIPAFNFNTMEQMQAIVQAAVETKSPVIMQVSKGARNYANGTILRYMAQGAVEYAKELGCANPQIVLHLDHGDSFELCKDCIDNGFSSVMIDGS